Proteins from a single region of Oncorhynchus keta strain PuntledgeMale-10-30-2019 chromosome 20, Oket_V2, whole genome shotgun sequence:
- the LOC118399094 gene encoding tuftelin isoform X2: MLTDEVSQIQEVRYCLKTLREQMATRQNNKFPANGYKVSVTLPTNPAIVTNCKMVGTESETNVRENSEDSAKIREVSKRLYAQLKESEKRHKEERDRMQAESDEFSRRLDEQSKHLQWVEGEAGERGQKVEELQRLLGGMELEGAVLRGKIAASEAELLQLRAAKEGVQEKKQRTEELEKELAVLKEKIHQLDDMLKSQQRKVRHMIEQLQNSRTVIQERERVIKDLEEKVAFLEAENTEMRDQIEYFLEGQKPASPPTKECKPTPQIIYR; the protein is encoded by the exons ATGCTGACAGACGAGGTGTCTCAGATACAGGAG GTTCGGTACTGTCTGAAGACCTTGAGGGAACAGATGGCCACCAGACAGAATAACAAG TTTCCAGCCAACGGTTACAAAGTCAGTGTCACCCTGCCTACCAACCCAGCAATTGTCACCAATTGTAAAATGGTTGGGACTGAGTCAGAAACAAAT GTCAGGGAGAATTCAGAGGACAGTGCAAAGATAAGGGAGGTGAGCAAGCGCCTGTATGCCCAGCTGAAGGAGTCAGAGAAGAGacacaaggaggagagagacagaatgcag GCTGAAAGCGATGAGTTCAGCCGGCGCCTCGACGAGCAGTCGAAGCACCTGcagtgggtggagggggaggcGGGGGAGCGAGGTCAGAAGGTGGAGGAGTTGCAGAGGCTGCTGGGGGGCATGGAGCTGGAGGGTGCTGTCCTGAGGGGCAAAATAGCCGCCAGTGAGGCTGAACTGCTGCAGCTGAGAGCAGCCAAGGAGGGTGTGCAGGAGAAAAAGCAGAG AACTGAGGAGCTGGAGAAGGAGCTGGCTGTCCTGAAGGAGAAAATCCATCAGCTGGACGACATGCTGAAGAGCCAGCAGAGGAAGGTCCGCCACATGATCGAACAG CTGCAGAACTCACGGACAGtaatacaggagagagagagagtgatcaaGGATCTAGAGGAGAAGGTGGCTTTTCTGGAAGCTGAG aacACAGAGATGCGTGACCAGATAGAGTACTTCCTGGAGGGTCAGAAGCCTGCTTCTCCGCCCACCAAAGAATGCAAACCCACTCCCCAGATTATCTACAGGTGA
- the LOC118399094 gene encoding tuftelin isoform X1, whose translation MLTDEVSQIQEVRYCLKTLREQMATRQNNKVQCLQEFPANGYKVSVTLPTNPAIVTNCKMVGTESETNVRENSEDSAKIREVSKRLYAQLKESEKRHKEERDRMQAESDEFSRRLDEQSKHLQWVEGEAGERGQKVEELQRLLGGMELEGAVLRGKIAASEAELLQLRAAKEGVQEKKQRTEELEKELAVLKEKIHQLDDMLKSQQRKVRHMIEQLQNSRTVIQERERVIKDLEEKVAFLEAENTEMRDQIEYFLEGQKPASPPTKECKPTPQIIYR comes from the exons ATGCTGACAGACGAGGTGTCTCAGATACAGGAG GTTCGGTACTGTCTGAAGACCTTGAGGGAACAGATGGCCACCAGACAGAATAACAAGGTACAATGCCTTCAGGAG TTTCCAGCCAACGGTTACAAAGTCAGTGTCACCCTGCCTACCAACCCAGCAATTGTCACCAATTGTAAAATGGTTGGGACTGAGTCAGAAACAAAT GTCAGGGAGAATTCAGAGGACAGTGCAAAGATAAGGGAGGTGAGCAAGCGCCTGTATGCCCAGCTGAAGGAGTCAGAGAAGAGacacaaggaggagagagacagaatgcag GCTGAAAGCGATGAGTTCAGCCGGCGCCTCGACGAGCAGTCGAAGCACCTGcagtgggtggagggggaggcGGGGGAGCGAGGTCAGAAGGTGGAGGAGTTGCAGAGGCTGCTGGGGGGCATGGAGCTGGAGGGTGCTGTCCTGAGGGGCAAAATAGCCGCCAGTGAGGCTGAACTGCTGCAGCTGAGAGCAGCCAAGGAGGGTGTGCAGGAGAAAAAGCAGAG AACTGAGGAGCTGGAGAAGGAGCTGGCTGTCCTGAAGGAGAAAATCCATCAGCTGGACGACATGCTGAAGAGCCAGCAGAGGAAGGTCCGCCACATGATCGAACAG CTGCAGAACTCACGGACAGtaatacaggagagagagagagtgatcaaGGATCTAGAGGAGAAGGTGGCTTTTCTGGAAGCTGAG aacACAGAGATGCGTGACCAGATAGAGTACTTCCTGGAGGGTCAGAAGCCTGCTTCTCCGCCCACCAAAGAATGCAAACCCACTCCCCAGATTATCTACAGGTGA
- the LOC118399094 gene encoding tuftelin isoform X3: MLTDEVSQIQEVRYCLKTLREQMATRQNNKVRENSEDSAKIREVSKRLYAQLKESEKRHKEERDRMQAESDEFSRRLDEQSKHLQWVEGEAGERGQKVEELQRLLGGMELEGAVLRGKIAASEAELLQLRAAKEGVQEKKQRTEELEKELAVLKEKIHQLDDMLKSQQRKVRHMIEQLQNSRTVIQERERVIKDLEEKVAFLEAENTEMRDQIEYFLEGQKPASPPTKECKPTPQIIYR; encoded by the exons ATGCTGACAGACGAGGTGTCTCAGATACAGGAG GTTCGGTACTGTCTGAAGACCTTGAGGGAACAGATGGCCACCAGACAGAATAACAAG GTCAGGGAGAATTCAGAGGACAGTGCAAAGATAAGGGAGGTGAGCAAGCGCCTGTATGCCCAGCTGAAGGAGTCAGAGAAGAGacacaaggaggagagagacagaatgcag GCTGAAAGCGATGAGTTCAGCCGGCGCCTCGACGAGCAGTCGAAGCACCTGcagtgggtggagggggaggcGGGGGAGCGAGGTCAGAAGGTGGAGGAGTTGCAGAGGCTGCTGGGGGGCATGGAGCTGGAGGGTGCTGTCCTGAGGGGCAAAATAGCCGCCAGTGAGGCTGAACTGCTGCAGCTGAGAGCAGCCAAGGAGGGTGTGCAGGAGAAAAAGCAGAG AACTGAGGAGCTGGAGAAGGAGCTGGCTGTCCTGAAGGAGAAAATCCATCAGCTGGACGACATGCTGAAGAGCCAGCAGAGGAAGGTCCGCCACATGATCGAACAG CTGCAGAACTCACGGACAGtaatacaggagagagagagagtgatcaaGGATCTAGAGGAGAAGGTGGCTTTTCTGGAAGCTGAG aacACAGAGATGCGTGACCAGATAGAGTACTTCCTGGAGGGTCAGAAGCCTGCTTCTCCGCCCACCAAAGAATGCAAACCCACTCCCCAGATTATCTACAGGTGA